One region of Paenibacillus polymyxa M1 genomic DNA includes:
- a CDS encoding LysR family transcriptional regulator has translation MNLSLLKLHIVELLNKHHKITTVAELLGLKQPTVTFHMKNLEREFGVKLFDTRMGKIILTDAGNALLHYATKINALAAEAERVVREFDTLQRGSIRIGASYVPATYLLPAVLHRFAREHPGIHISLSVKTAPVIKDMLARHEIDLGIISAEPFQSPTLLSESLGEDELVLICSPTHPLASETDLTSERIASSSFVLHGKDSSTRHATDKWLERGRRRLPSYLELDSLEAIKQAVMLGEHISFVSRIAVQSEVERGLLVVRPIPGQPVERHIYMVSNRDRHRSALIHRFTEYL, from the coding sequence GTGAACTTAAGTCTTCTAAAGTTACATATTGTAGAGCTGCTGAACAAGCACCATAAAATTACCACCGTAGCCGAGCTTCTCGGCCTAAAGCAACCTACTGTTACTTTTCATATGAAAAATCTGGAGCGTGAATTCGGAGTAAAGCTGTTTGACACACGTATGGGCAAAATCATCCTGACGGATGCCGGAAATGCCCTACTGCACTATGCCACCAAGATTAATGCACTTGCGGCTGAGGCCGAGCGGGTTGTCCGTGAGTTCGATACACTCCAACGAGGCAGCATACGTATTGGCGCAAGCTATGTACCTGCTACCTATCTGCTTCCTGCCGTGCTGCATCGGTTTGCCCGCGAGCATCCGGGCATTCACATCTCCTTATCCGTGAAAACAGCGCCCGTGATCAAGGACATGCTTGCTCGCCACGAAATTGACCTTGGCATTATTTCGGCAGAGCCGTTTCAATCCCCCACGTTACTCTCAGAATCCTTGGGGGAAGATGAACTGGTGCTCATCTGCTCACCCACTCATCCGCTCGCTAGCGAAACCGATTTGACATCCGAGCGTATCGCTTCTTCCTCTTTTGTATTGCATGGAAAGGATTCCAGCACACGCCACGCGACTGACAAATGGCTAGAGCGCGGGAGGCGCCGGCTTCCATCCTATCTGGAATTGGATTCACTGGAGGCCATCAAGCAGGCGGTTATGCTGGGAGAACACATCTCCTTTGTCTCTCGTATTGCTGTTCAATCAGAGGTTGAACGGGGTTTACTGGTTGTAAGGCCTATTCCGGGACAGCCTGTTGAAAGGCACATTTATATGGTCAGCAACAGAGATCGTCATCGCTCTGCGCTGATCCACAGATTCACTGAATATTTATGA
- the argS gene encoding arginine--tRNA ligase, whose amino-acid sequence MTSNPLELINQKVTSAIEAAVLAAGIVSREELPTITLEVPKDKSHGDLATNVAMQLTRIAKKNPRQIAEDLIANMDLASASIESAEIAGPGFINFRLNKSYLYAVIGQVQEQGADYGRVQVGAGKKVQIEFVSANPTGSLHLGHARGAAVGDALCNVLDFAGYQVTREYYINDAGNQIYNMSRSIEARYLQELGQPAEMPEDGYHGEDIIGFAKELVAEKGDSLLSMEPGDRAAYFREYGLEKELNKIKRDLERFRVPFDSWFSETSLYDNGEVLKALNELRDREEIYDKDGATWLNTTKYGDDKDRVLIKNDGTYTYLTPDIAYHRDKYARGYDTIINIWGADHHGYIPRMKAAMEALGNDPDKLKVLIAQMVSLFQNGEKVKMSKRTGKAVTMEDLMEEVGVDAIRYFFTMRSMDSHLDFDMDLAISTSNENPVFYVQYAHARACSVYRQAEEQGIAVLPLAEVDLSKLTAEHEYDLLRKIGELPEEVSVAAANFAPHRMIRYVYELASMFHSYYKAERVITEDAAQTQARLALFGAVRTTIANVLKLVGVSAPERM is encoded by the coding sequence ATGACAAGCAATCCACTGGAACTTATTAATCAAAAGGTGACCTCAGCAATCGAGGCAGCGGTGCTGGCTGCCGGAATCGTGAGCCGTGAAGAGCTGCCGACCATTACACTGGAGGTGCCTAAGGACAAGTCACACGGTGACTTAGCTACCAACGTAGCAATGCAGCTCACTCGCATTGCGAAGAAGAATCCGCGTCAAATCGCTGAAGATTTGATCGCAAATATGGACTTAGCTTCCGCTTCTATTGAAAGTGCGGAAATCGCCGGACCGGGCTTTATTAACTTTCGCCTGAACAAGAGCTACCTTTATGCAGTGATTGGACAAGTACAGGAGCAAGGCGCGGATTACGGACGTGTACAGGTAGGTGCAGGCAAAAAGGTACAGATCGAATTTGTCAGCGCCAATCCGACGGGGAGTCTTCACTTGGGTCATGCACGTGGTGCAGCCGTAGGGGATGCGCTCTGTAACGTGCTTGATTTTGCAGGATATCAAGTCACTCGTGAATATTACATTAATGATGCGGGGAACCAGATTTACAATATGAGCCGTTCCATTGAAGCGCGTTATTTGCAGGAGCTGGGACAGCCTGCAGAGATGCCGGAGGACGGATACCATGGTGAGGACATCATTGGGTTTGCGAAGGAACTGGTGGCTGAGAAGGGCGATTCTCTGTTGTCCATGGAACCGGGAGATCGTGCCGCTTATTTCCGTGAATACGGTTTGGAAAAGGAACTGAATAAGATCAAGCGTGATCTGGAGCGGTTCCGTGTACCTTTTGATTCCTGGTTTAGTGAAACATCACTGTATGATAACGGTGAAGTGCTTAAAGCGCTGAATGAGCTGCGTGACCGTGAGGAAATTTATGATAAGGACGGAGCTACTTGGCTGAACACGACCAAGTATGGCGACGATAAAGACCGTGTATTGATCAAAAATGACGGCACTTATACGTACCTGACTCCGGATATCGCCTATCACCGCGACAAATATGCTCGTGGGTATGACACGATCATCAACATCTGGGGAGCGGATCACCACGGCTATATTCCACGAATGAAAGCGGCAATGGAAGCACTGGGCAATGACCCGGATAAGCTTAAAGTACTGATTGCCCAAATGGTCAGCTTGTTCCAAAACGGGGAAAAAGTAAAAATGTCCAAGCGTACTGGCAAGGCCGTAACGATGGAGGATCTGATGGAAGAAGTGGGCGTAGACGCGATCCGTTACTTCTTCACCATGCGTAGTATGGACTCACATCTGGATTTTGATATGGATTTGGCGATTTCCACTTCCAATGAGAATCCGGTATTCTACGTGCAATATGCACACGCACGTGCATGCAGCGTATATCGTCAAGCCGAAGAGCAGGGTATTGCTGTACTGCCATTGGCAGAAGTTGACTTGTCGAAGCTGACGGCTGAGCATGAATACGATCTGTTACGCAAAATTGGCGAGTTGCCAGAGGAAGTATCGGTGGCAGCTGCAAACTTTGCGCCGCATCGCATGATTCGCTATGTCTACGAGCTGGCATCCATGTTCCACAGCTACTATAAGGCAGAGCGTGTCATCACGGAGGATGCCGCTCAAACGCAAGCTCGCTTGGCCTTGTTTGGCGCGGTCCGCACGACCATTGCCAATGTACTGAAGCTGGTGGGTGTGTCTGCACCGGAACGTATGTAA
- a CDS encoding DUF1934 domain-containing protein: MEFEHMPHNAKVRIRLHSHHDGEDVVQELPGEAIVRGKHLYIRYEEPQESPEGGTTRNTVKIGPDELKLIRHGEVQSEQSFALGRRLPGFYRSPYLNLNMSAHTQKLDIRMDGFTGHVSWTYDLYVFEDFSGHFAISLHIQEEQQS, encoded by the coding sequence ATGGAGTTTGAACACATGCCACACAATGCAAAGGTTCGAATCCGTCTTCATAGTCATCATGACGGAGAAGATGTGGTACAGGAGCTTCCTGGAGAAGCAATCGTTCGCGGGAAGCATCTATATATAAGGTACGAAGAGCCGCAAGAGAGTCCTGAGGGCGGTACGACACGGAACACAGTCAAGATCGGACCAGATGAGCTAAAGCTGATTCGTCACGGTGAGGTACAATCGGAGCAGTCGTTCGCGCTGGGACGCAGGTTGCCTGGATTTTACCGCTCGCCTTATTTAAACCTGAACATGTCTGCGCATACGCAGAAGCTCGATATTCGGATGGATGGATTCACCGGACATGTGAGCTGGACCTATGATCTGTACGTATTTGAGGATTTCTCGGGGCATTTTGCCATTAGTTTGCATATACAGGAGGAGCAACAATCATGA
- a CDS encoding LysR family transcriptional regulator, which produces MELRHLKYFLAIADAGQITAAAKKLQIAQPPLSQQLMQLEEELGVKLVNRGSRSIQLTEAGIILRNRAKQILELTDATTREINDFAMGMKGTLTIGTVSSSGATLMKDRLSEFHKTYAGVKFEIHEGNTFRILDLLNKGIVEVGIVRTPFNTAGLGCRYASTEPMVAVMTEEYDWNPEQKTISLAELKNRPLIIYRRFEQLIHDTCMKHGFEPNIFCKNDDARTTLHWANEGLGIGMISRSALSLGSNNHLIVKEISCEELHTRVAAVWLKDKYMSSLASRFIESFSQASSAADLQ; this is translated from the coding sequence ATGGAATTGAGACATCTCAAGTATTTTTTAGCGATTGCAGATGCTGGACAGATTACAGCGGCAGCCAAAAAACTGCAAATCGCACAGCCTCCCTTAAGTCAACAGCTTATGCAGCTGGAGGAAGAGCTTGGTGTAAAGCTTGTGAATCGAGGCTCACGAAGCATTCAATTGACAGAGGCCGGAATCATTTTACGGAACAGGGCCAAGCAGATTTTGGAGCTGACGGATGCTACGACAAGGGAAATAAACGATTTTGCCATGGGGATGAAGGGGACGCTCACCATTGGGACGGTTTCTTCCTCTGGAGCGACCCTGATGAAAGACAGGCTTTCCGAATTTCATAAAACCTATGCGGGTGTAAAATTTGAAATACATGAGGGAAATACCTTCAGGATTCTCGATCTTTTGAACAAAGGAATTGTAGAGGTCGGTATCGTCAGAACCCCTTTTAATACCGCCGGTTTAGGGTGTAGATATGCGTCCACTGAGCCGATGGTAGCAGTGATGACGGAAGAATATGATTGGAATCCCGAACAGAAGACCATTTCATTGGCTGAGTTGAAGAACAGACCACTCATTATATATCGCCGTTTTGAGCAATTGATTCACGATACCTGTATGAAGCATGGCTTTGAGCCCAATATCTTTTGCAAAAATGACGATGCCCGCACTACGCTTCATTGGGCCAACGAAGGGCTGGGTATTGGCATGATTTCGCGCTCCGCTTTATCTTTAGGCAGCAATAATCATTTAATCGTTAAGGAAATTAGTTGTGAAGAATTGCACACTCGTGTGGCGGCTGTCTGGTTGAAGGATAAATACATGTCTTCATTGGCTTCCCGGTTCATTGAAAGTTTTAGCCAGGCATCCAGTGCTGCTGACCTACAGTAG
- a CDS encoding ABC transporter ATP-binding protein — translation MLKFAVFLKPYKKETILGPLFKLIEAILELLLPTMVALMINHGVGKGDTHYVWQMGLLMLLMTILGFGSSLVCQFYAARASQGFGTTLRNTMFKHISSFSYADLDKFGTPSLINRITNDVNQLQTAVAMLIRLVIRAPFICIGAIIMSMILDFRLALVLLAATPVLALILYVVITKASPLYRLYQKKLDKIALVLSENLTGVRVIRAFAKRGAERVKFNAASDDLTQTAIRVGRISALLSPATLLVVNGAIIAILWIGGIHIQYGSLTQGEIIAFINYITQILLALIVVTNLIILFTKAATSAARIQEVLDTEASISDTANPVSLDQERTSKTGSVPAISFDHVSFGYNKTGQLALSDVVVDIYPGKTVGIIGGTGSGKSTFVNLIPRFYDAVEGCVQVDGIDVRHYKLEQLRQKIGIVPQKALLFTGTIADNIRWGHEHATDEEVARAAAIAQADEFISNLPKKFDAPITRGGLNLSGGQKQRLTIARAIVGNPEILILDDSSSALDFATDAALRKSLRENSTRMTVLLVSQRVSSVQHADKIIVFDEGRIVGIGTHDQLMSNSEVYQEINRSQLSTQEVDQ, via the coding sequence TTGCTGAAATTTGCTGTTTTTTTGAAACCTTATAAAAAGGAAACAATTCTTGGGCCTCTGTTTAAACTAATTGAGGCCATTCTGGAATTGTTGCTGCCTACTATGGTGGCTTTAATGATTAATCATGGCGTCGGTAAGGGAGACACCCATTATGTTTGGCAAATGGGTCTTTTGATGTTGCTCATGACTATACTGGGCTTTGGCAGTTCTCTCGTGTGTCAGTTTTACGCAGCCCGTGCTTCCCAAGGATTCGGAACCACACTGCGCAATACTATGTTTAAGCATATTTCATCGTTTTCTTATGCAGATCTCGATAAATTTGGTACGCCCTCTCTCATCAACCGAATTACGAATGATGTCAATCAGCTGCAAACGGCTGTAGCAATGTTGATTCGTCTGGTTATTCGTGCTCCTTTTATTTGTATCGGGGCGATCATCATGTCCATGATTCTGGACTTCCGCCTTGCTTTGGTGCTGTTGGCGGCAACACCCGTTCTGGCTTTGATCCTGTATGTGGTCATTACGAAGGCTTCTCCGCTGTACCGGCTATACCAGAAAAAGCTCGATAAAATCGCTCTGGTGCTAAGCGAGAATCTCACAGGTGTACGGGTTATACGTGCATTTGCCAAAAGAGGAGCTGAACGAGTAAAGTTCAATGCCGCCTCAGATGATCTCACCCAAACCGCTATTCGTGTCGGCCGGATTTCTGCTCTACTTAGCCCAGCCACCTTACTGGTGGTCAACGGAGCTATTATCGCCATTCTGTGGATCGGCGGTATCCATATCCAATATGGATCTCTTACACAAGGAGAGATTATTGCATTTATTAATTACATTACGCAGATTTTACTGGCCCTGATTGTGGTGACGAATCTCATTATTCTGTTCACCAAGGCGGCCACTTCAGCAGCGAGAATTCAGGAGGTTCTGGACACCGAAGCTTCGATTTCCGATACTGCCAATCCTGTATCATTAGACCAGGAAAGAACGAGTAAGACCGGCTCTGTACCAGCTATCTCCTTTGATCATGTCTCCTTTGGCTACAATAAGACAGGACAACTGGCACTTAGCGATGTAGTTGTAGACATTTATCCCGGTAAAACGGTTGGAATCATAGGAGGAACAGGCTCGGGAAAATCTACCTTCGTGAATCTGATTCCCCGCTTCTATGATGCAGTAGAAGGTTGTGTACAGGTCGATGGCATCGACGTACGGCATTATAAGCTGGAGCAATTGCGGCAGAAAATCGGGATTGTTCCACAGAAAGCACTGCTGTTCACTGGGACGATAGCGGATAATATCCGTTGGGGACATGAACATGCCACCGATGAGGAGGTCGCCCGGGCCGCAGCCATCGCGCAAGCGGATGAGTTTATTTCCAACTTGCCGAAAAAATTCGATGCCCCGATCACCCGAGGAGGACTTAATCTATCAGGCGGCCAGAAGCAGCGACTTACCATTGCCAGAGCTATTGTAGGCAATCCGGAAATTCTGATTTTGGACGATTCCTCAAGCGCACTTGATTTTGCAACTGACGCCGCCCTCCGGAAATCGCTACGGGAAAATAGCACCCGCATGACTGTCTTGCTGGTCTCGCAACGAGTAAGCAGTGTACAGCATGCCGATAAAATCATTGTATTTGATGAAGGCCGGATTGTCGGAATCGGCACACATGATCAGTTGATGAGCAACTCGGAGGTATATCAGGAAATTAATCGCTCTCAGCTCTCAACGCAGGAGGTGGACCAATGA
- a CDS encoding ABC transporter ATP-binding protein has product MNQDLYIRGVSKTFSQTTALHETNLIVRQGKFTTLLGPSGCGKTTLLRLIAGLETPDIGTITMGEEILFSAKRKKDVPTHLRHFGMVFQDFALWPHMTVFENVAFGLRASKRGKRAVNAQGKELRAVVLEALDKVRLSGLEDRYPHQLSGGQQQRVAFARAVAIRPRLVLFDEPLSALDAVLREEMRIEMISLVRDLGLTALYVTHDQIEAMSMSDEVVVMKSGHILQTGTPEVIYSRPAHPEVARFIGKSNWIELERTLFRPEHVRWEQEQADQHTFTVEILHVSYVGDRYEIRLLAENGEQWTAYHSTRLPIGEQMHIWVSPQYIHQLET; this is encoded by the coding sequence ATGAATCAGGATCTATATATTCGCGGAGTAAGTAAAACCTTCAGCCAAACCACCGCGTTGCATGAGACGAATCTGATCGTACGACAGGGTAAATTCACCACATTGCTCGGACCGTCCGGCTGTGGGAAGACGACGCTCTTGCGCTTGATTGCTGGTCTGGAGACACCGGATATCGGCACAATCACGATGGGAGAGGAAATTCTCTTTTCAGCTAAACGCAAAAAGGATGTTCCCACACATCTCCGCCACTTTGGTATGGTCTTTCAAGATTTCGCGCTGTGGCCGCATATGACGGTGTTTGAAAATGTGGCCTTCGGCTTGCGAGCGAGCAAACGGGGGAAAAGGGCTGTTAACGCTCAAGGCAAGGAACTGCGGGCAGTGGTGCTGGAAGCGCTCGATAAGGTGAGGTTGTCAGGGCTGGAGGATCGTTACCCTCATCAACTATCCGGTGGTCAGCAGCAGCGGGTTGCTTTTGCAAGAGCAGTTGCTATCCGGCCTCGACTGGTTTTGTTCGACGAGCCGCTTAGTGCACTGGATGCCGTACTACGGGAGGAGATGCGCATTGAGATGATATCGCTTGTGCGCGATTTGGGGCTAACCGCCCTATACGTCACCCATGATCAGATCGAGGCCATGTCCATGTCTGATGAAGTGGTGGTTATGAAAAGTGGACATATTTTGCAGACCGGAACACCAGAGGTGATCTATAGTCGCCCAGCTCATCCAGAGGTGGCAAGGTTTATCGGTAAATCCAACTGGATCGAGTTGGAACGGACACTATTCCGACCTGAACATGTCCGATGGGAACAGGAGCAAGCGGATCAGCACACTTTTACAGTAGAGATCCTGCATGTCAGCTATGTTGGCGATCGCTATGAAATCCGTCTACTAGCCGAAAACGGTGAGCAATGGACTGCGTATCACTCCACCCGCTTGCCCATAGGCGAACAAATGCATATTTGGGTATCACCGCAATACATCCACCAACTTGAAACATAG